A single region of the Wenzhouxiangella sp. XN24 genome encodes:
- the dapF gene encoding diaminopimelate epimerase: MRQTSVPSAGHSFAFHKMVGAGNDFVVVDARTRPFTPDADLVRWIADRRNGVGCDQLLAIDPAPDGEAAFAYRIWNADGGEVAQCGNGARCLALLWATELAPVQAQTQAQAQAFRMSSAAGPVEARVAGGAAAVSMGVPEFRPHLIPLHATSEATRYTIGLGDRSVRLGAVSMGNPHAVIVLEELGETALASAPVTTLGPAIERHPAFPERANVGFVQLLARDRVALRVWERGVGETLACGTGACAAVAVLADQGAVNELVNVDLPGGRLVVEWQGRGTPAWLSGPAGKVFEGKISL, from the coding sequence ATGCGCCAAACTTCCGTCCCTTCCGCCGGCCACTCGTTCGCCTTCCACAAGATGGTCGGTGCGGGCAATGACTTCGTCGTGGTGGATGCGCGGACCCGCCCGTTCACCCCGGATGCCGACCTGGTGCGGTGGATTGCCGACCGGCGCAACGGCGTGGGGTGCGACCAGTTGCTGGCCATCGACCCGGCGCCGGACGGCGAGGCGGCCTTCGCCTACCGCATCTGGAACGCGGACGGGGGCGAGGTGGCGCAGTGCGGGAACGGCGCGCGCTGCCTTGCGCTGCTGTGGGCGACGGAGCTGGCGCCGGTCCAGGCGCAAACGCAAGCACAAGCACAAGCATTCCGCATGTCGAGCGCCGCGGGGCCGGTCGAGGCCCGGGTCGCCGGAGGGGCTGCGGCGGTGTCCATGGGCGTGCCGGAGTTCCGTCCTCACCTGATTCCGCTGCACGCGACAAGCGAGGCGACGCGCTATACCATTGGGCTCGGCGATCGCAGCGTTCGGCTCGGCGCCGTTTCGATGGGTAATCCGCATGCGGTGATCGTGCTGGAGGAGTTGGGGGAAACAGCGCTCGCAAGTGCGCCGGTCACGACACTCGGGCCGGCCATCGAGCGACATCCGGCGTTTCCGGAACGCGCGAACGTGGGCTTCGTGCAACTGCTGGCGCGCGATCGTGTCGCGCTGCGCGTCTGGGAACGCGGCGTCGGCGAGACGCTGGCCTGCGGCACCGGCGCCTGCGCGGCGGTGGCGGTGCTGGCGGACCAGGGCGCCGTGAATGAATTGGTGAATGTCGACCTGCCGGGCGGACGGCTCGTGGTCGAGTGGCAGGGCCGCGGCACGCCCGCCTGGCTCAGCGGCCCGGCCGGCAAAGTCTTCGAGGGGAAGATCAGCCTGTGA
- the ubiB gene encoding ubiquinone biosynthesis regulatory protein kinase UbiB, with translation MIPPRQLWRMLHIQRVLLKHGLDELVYAAHLFRPVARLRRIPGFGIRKASRDLPLGVRIREALVELGPIFVKFGQALSTRRDLLPREIAVELAKLQDRVPPFPAAETHRQLAAAYRQPLESLFARFDDEPLAAASIAQVHTAALPDGREAIVKVLRPGVREQIRRDVDVLHSLAALAERYWGEVRRLRPREVVREFDTTLMDELDLMREAANASQLRRNFENSPLLYVPEVYWDWCRPGVLVMERIHGINIGQTAELHAAGIDMRRLAANGVEIFFTQVFRHNFFHADMHPGNIFVNPDEPAQPQYIAVDFGIVASLNPRDQQYLAENFLAFFNRDYQRVARLHVESGWVAPGTRVEEVESAFRTVCEPIFNRPLKDISFGQFLVRLFTVARRFDMEVQPQLILLQKTLLNIEGLGRELYPDLDLWETAQPILEEWMRERVSGRAIVDRLREQLPEVGETIQEFPQVIHAILQRAAEGRLQVEVKHPGIEVLRAELHADRQQRWTTGAGGATFVGGVLWLGLDVSPVAPGWLLLVLGAGLLAFGRLGRPA, from the coding sequence GTGATTCCGCCGCGCCAACTGTGGCGGATGCTGCACATCCAGCGCGTGCTGCTCAAGCACGGCCTCGACGAACTCGTCTATGCGGCCCACCTGTTCCGCCCGGTCGCCCGGCTGCGCCGTATTCCCGGCTTCGGCATCCGCAAGGCGTCGCGGGACCTGCCGCTGGGCGTGCGGATCCGCGAGGCGCTGGTCGAGCTCGGGCCGATTTTCGTCAAGTTCGGCCAGGCGCTGTCCACGCGGCGCGACCTGCTGCCCCGCGAGATCGCCGTCGAGCTGGCCAAGCTGCAGGACCGGGTGCCGCCGTTTCCCGCGGCGGAGACGCATCGCCAGCTTGCGGCGGCCTATCGCCAGCCGCTCGAGTCACTGTTCGCGCGGTTCGACGACGAGCCGCTCGCCGCGGCCTCCATCGCCCAGGTGCACACGGCGGCGTTGCCGGACGGCCGCGAGGCGATCGTCAAGGTGCTGCGGCCCGGAGTGCGCGAGCAGATCCGGCGCGACGTGGACGTGCTGCATTCGCTGGCGGCACTCGCCGAACGGTACTGGGGGGAGGTCCGCCGGCTGCGCCCGCGCGAGGTGGTGCGCGAGTTCGACACCACGCTGATGGACGAGCTCGACCTGATGCGCGAGGCGGCGAACGCCTCGCAGTTACGCCGCAACTTCGAGAACTCGCCGCTGCTCTACGTGCCCGAGGTCTACTGGGACTGGTGCCGGCCCGGCGTGCTCGTGATGGAACGCATCCACGGCATCAACATCGGCCAGACGGCTGAACTGCACGCGGCGGGCATCGACATGCGGCGCCTCGCCGCGAACGGCGTGGAGATCTTCTTCACGCAGGTGTTCCGCCACAATTTCTTCCACGCGGACATGCACCCGGGCAATATTTTCGTCAATCCGGACGAGCCGGCGCAGCCGCAATACATCGCTGTCGATTTCGGCATCGTGGCGAGCCTGAATCCGCGCGACCAGCAGTACCTGGCGGAAAACTTCCTCGCCTTCTTCAACCGCGACTACCAGCGCGTCGCGCGCCTGCATGTCGAGTCCGGCTGGGTGGCGCCCGGCACGCGCGTGGAAGAGGTCGAGTCCGCGTTCCGTACCGTGTGCGAGCCGATCTTCAACCGCCCGCTGAAGGACATTTCGTTCGGCCAGTTCCTCGTGCGCCTGTTCACGGTGGCGCGGCGCTTCGACATGGAAGTGCAGCCGCAGCTGATCCTGCTGCAGAAGACGCTGCTGAACATCGAGGGCCTCGGGCGGGAGCTTTATCCCGATCTCGACCTGTGGGAGACGGCGCAGCCGATTCTCGAGGAATGGATGCGCGAGCGGGTCAGCGGCCGGGCCATCGTCGATCGCCTGCGGGAGCAGTTGCCGGAAGTCGGCGAGACGATCCAGGAGTTCCCCCAGGTCATTCACGCCATCCTGCAGCGCGCCGCCGAGGGCCGGCTGCAGGTCGAGGTGAAGCACCCGGGCATAGAAGTGCTGCGCGCGGAGCTGCATGCCGACCGGCAACAGCGCTGGACCACCGGCGCCGGCGGCGCAACGTTCGTCGGCGGCGTGCTGTGGCTGGGCCTGGACGTGAGCCCGGTAGCGCCGGGATGGCTGCTGCTGGTGCTGGGTGCGGGACTGCTGGCCTTCGGCCGATTGGGTCGCCCTGCCTGA
- the xerC gene encoding tyrosine recombinase XerC — protein MNAAGPDRNWLNRWLDHLRFERRLSALTVKNYHRDIEALYTFLCNAEVGDWAAVDGGHVRSFAARLHRRGQAPRTIQRRLAALRNLFAYLVREGVVKANPGLDITAPKAPRRLPETLDADAMGRLLDIRVDHPLATRDRAIMELFYSSGLRLQELASLDLVDVDLAEGMVRVTGKGAKTRIVPVGEKARAALRDWLKVRPQLEKTPSNAMFIGRTGRPLSTRNIQARVTYWARRLGLPQSVSPHTFRHSFATHLLESSGDLRAVQELLGHSDIGTTQIYTHLDFQHLARIYDQAHPRARKRR, from the coding sequence ATGAACGCCGCCGGCCCCGATCGCAATTGGCTCAACCGGTGGCTAGACCACCTGCGCTTCGAGCGTCGCTTGTCCGCCTTGACCGTGAAGAACTACCACCGCGACATCGAGGCGCTGTACACCTTTCTCTGCAATGCCGAGGTGGGCGACTGGGCGGCGGTGGACGGCGGCCACGTGCGTTCTTTCGCCGCGCGCCTGCATCGCCGCGGCCAGGCCCCGCGCACCATCCAGCGCCGCCTGGCGGCGCTGCGCAACCTGTTCGCCTACCTGGTCCGCGAGGGCGTCGTGAAGGCGAACCCGGGGCTGGACATCACGGCGCCGAAGGCGCCGCGGCGCCTGCCGGAGACGCTGGACGCCGACGCGATGGGCCGGCTGCTGGATATCCGCGTCGATCACCCGCTCGCGACGCGCGATCGCGCCATCATGGAGCTGTTCTATTCATCGGGACTGCGCCTGCAGGAGCTGGCGAGCCTCGACCTGGTCGACGTGGACCTGGCCGAAGGGATGGTGCGGGTCACCGGCAAGGGCGCCAAGACCCGCATCGTGCCGGTGGGGGAGAAGGCCCGCGCCGCGCTGCGCGACTGGTTGAAGGTGCGGCCGCAGCTCGAGAAAACGCCGTCCAACGCCATGTTCATCGGCCGCACCGGCCGTCCGCTGTCCACCCGCAACATCCAGGCGCGCGTGACTTACTGGGCGCGCCGCCTCGGCCTCCCGCAGTCCGTGAGCCCGCACACCTTTCGCCACTCCTTCGCCACCCACCTGCTGGAGTCCAGCGGCGACCTGCGGGCCGTGCAGGAATTGCTCGGCCACTCGGACATCGGCACGACCCAGATCTACACGCACCTTGATTTCCAGCACCTTGCCCGCATCTATGACCAGGCGCACCCGCGTGCGCGCAAGCGGCGCTGA
- a CDS encoding DUF971 domain-containing protein produces MSADIPTPSAIRLHRKSRVLEVGWEDGTSFRLPCEYLRVFSPSAEVQGHGPGQAVLMIGKEKVNISAIEPVGHYAIKLVFDDKHDSGLFSWSYLHWLGSNYEENWNTYLGRLDEVGYKRKEVAPE; encoded by the coding sequence ATGAGCGCTGACATTCCCACGCCATCCGCCATCCGCCTGCACCGCAAGTCCCGCGTTCTCGAGGTCGGCTGGGAAGACGGCACGTCGTTCCGGCTGCCCTGCGAATACCTGCGCGTGTTCTCGCCGTCGGCGGAAGTCCAGGGCCATGGCCCGGGGCAGGCCGTGCTGATGATCGGCAAGGAAAAGGTGAATATCAGCGCCATCGAGCCGGTCGGCCACTACGCGATCAAGCTGGTGTTCGACGACAAGCACGATTCCGGGCTGTTCTCCTGGTCCTACCTGCACTGGCTGGGCTCGAATTACGAGGAGAACTGGAACACCTATCTCGGCCGGCTCGACGAGGTCGGCTACAAGCGCAAGGAAGTCGCCCCCGAATGA
- the hslU gene encoding ATP-dependent protease ATPase subunit HslU, with product MSDTPMTPREIVQELDKHIVGQTAAKRAVAIALRDRWRRMQIEEPLRSEITPKNILMIGPTGVGKTEIARRLARLASAPFIKVEATKFTEVGYVGREVDSIIRDLADAAVKMTREHEMDRVRHRAEDAAEERVLDGLLPGTRSSWDTGEEAGKPGEAARGADTRQKFRKMLREGTLDDKEIEIEVSNAPAGVNIMAPPGMEEMANQLQGLFSNMGGRTSRRKLKVRDAMKLLVDDEAGKMVNDEEIKLKAIANVEQNGIVFIDEMDKVTRREGSLGSGGDVSREGVQRDLLPLVEGCTVSTRYGMVRTDHILFIASGAFHLSKPSDLIPELQGRLPIRVELDALRAADFERILTEPDHSLTVQYQAMLATEGVQLSFTTDGIRRIAEIADQVNERSENIGARRLHTVLERLVDTISFEAADRGGAEVTIDAGYVDTALGELAADEDLSRYIL from the coding sequence ATGAGCGATACCCCGATGACCCCCCGCGAGATCGTCCAGGAGCTCGACAAGCACATCGTCGGCCAGACCGCGGCCAAGCGCGCCGTCGCCATCGCGCTGCGCGACCGCTGGCGCCGCATGCAGATCGAGGAGCCGCTGCGTTCCGAGATCACGCCCAAGAACATCCTCATGATCGGGCCGACGGGCGTCGGCAAGACCGAGATCGCGCGTCGCCTCGCGCGGCTCGCCAGCGCGCCGTTCATCAAGGTCGAGGCGACCAAGTTCACCGAGGTGGGCTACGTGGGCCGCGAGGTCGACAGCATCATCCGCGATCTCGCCGACGCCGCGGTGAAGATGACGCGGGAGCACGAGATGGACCGGGTGCGCCATCGCGCCGAGGATGCCGCGGAAGAGCGGGTCCTCGACGGGCTGTTGCCCGGCACCCGTTCCAGCTGGGACACCGGCGAGGAGGCCGGCAAGCCCGGCGAGGCGGCCCGGGGCGCGGACACGCGCCAGAAGTTTCGCAAGATGCTGCGCGAGGGCACGCTCGACGACAAGGAAATCGAGATCGAGGTCAGCAACGCCCCGGCCGGGGTCAACATCATGGCGCCGCCCGGCATGGAGGAGATGGCGAACCAGTTGCAGGGCCTGTTCAGCAACATGGGCGGGCGCACCAGCCGGCGCAAGCTCAAGGTGCGCGACGCCATGAAGCTGCTGGTGGATGACGAGGCCGGCAAGATGGTCAACGACGAGGAGATCAAGCTCAAGGCGATCGCCAACGTGGAGCAGAACGGCATCGTGTTCATCGACGAGATGGACAAGGTGACGCGCCGCGAGGGCTCGCTCGGTTCCGGCGGCGACGTTTCGCGCGAGGGCGTGCAGCGCGACCTGTTGCCGCTGGTCGAAGGCTGCACGGTGAGCACCCGCTACGGCATGGTGCGCACCGACCACATCCTGTTCATCGCCTCGGGGGCGTTCCACCTGTCGAAGCCGTCGGACCTGATTCCGGAACTGCAGGGCCGCCTGCCGATCCGCGTCGAGCTCGACGCACTCAGGGCCGCGGATTTCGAGCGCATCCTGACCGAGCCGGATCACTCGCTGACGGTGCAGTACCAGGCCATGCTCGCCACGGAGGGCGTCCAACTCTCGTTCACCACGGACGGCATCCGGCGGATCGCGGAGATCGCCGACCAGGTCAACGAGCGTTCCGAGAACATCGGTGCACGCCGCCTGCACACCGTCCTCGAGCGCCTCGTGGACACGATTTCCTTCGAGGCGGCCGATCGGGGGGGCGCGGAAGTCACCATCGATGCGGGCTACGTGGATACGGCGCTCGGCGAGCTGGCGGCCGACGAGGACCTGTCGCGCTACATCCTCTGA
- the ubiE gene encoding bifunctional demethylmenaquinone methyltransferase/2-methoxy-6-polyprenyl-1,4-benzoquinol methylase UbiE: MSPDKDTTHFGFAEVPVTEKARRVRGVFDSVASRYDLMNDLMSLGIHRIWKRFTVEKAGLRPGMQVLDLAGGTGDLAALMAPRVAPGGRVVLSDINEAMLMRGRERLLDRGIAGETVEYCLADAEALPLEDASFDVVTIAFGLRNVTHKERALSEMFRVLRPGGHLLVLEFSRPVPALAPAYDLYSFRVLPAIGKLVAGDDESYRYLAESIRMHPDQETLRDMMAAAGFDDCRYHDLTGGIVALHRGWKY; encoded by the coding sequence ATGAGCCCGGACAAGGACACCACGCACTTCGGCTTCGCCGAGGTGCCGGTCACCGAGAAGGCGCGCCGCGTGCGCGGCGTGTTCGATTCGGTGGCCAGCCGCTACGACCTGATGAACGACCTCATGTCGCTCGGCATCCATCGCATCTGGAAACGCTTCACCGTGGAGAAGGCCGGGCTGCGGCCGGGCATGCAGGTGCTGGACCTGGCGGGCGGCACGGGGGATCTCGCCGCCCTGATGGCGCCGCGCGTAGCGCCCGGCGGCCGCGTGGTGTTGTCGGACATCAACGAGGCGATGCTCATGCGCGGGCGCGAGCGGCTGCTCGACCGGGGCATCGCAGGCGAGACCGTCGAGTACTGCCTGGCCGATGCGGAGGCGCTGCCGCTCGAGGACGCCAGCTTCGACGTGGTGACGATCGCTTTCGGCCTGCGCAACGTGACCCACAAGGAGCGTGCCCTGAGCGAGATGTTCCGGGTGCTGCGCCCGGGGGGGCATCTGCTGGTGCTGGAGTTCTCCCGCCCCGTGCCCGCGCTCGCCCCGGCCTACGACCTGTATTCCTTCCGCGTCCTGCCCGCGATCGGCAAGCTCGTGGCGGGGGACGACGAGAGCTACCGCTATCTCGCGGAGTCGATCCGCATGCACCCCGACCAGGAAACCCTGCGGGACATGATGGCCGCCGCGGGGTTCGACGACTGCCGCTACCATGACCTGACCGGCGGTATCGTGGCGCTCCACCGCGGCTGGAAGTACTGA
- the hslV gene encoding ATP-dependent protease subunit HslV, protein MQQFRGTTILSVRRDGLVAVGGDGQVSMGNTVVKGNARKVRTLYDGKVLAGFAGGTADAFTLFERFEAKLQQHGNLTRAAIELAKDWRTDRMLRRLEALLCVADREKSFVISGNGDVIEPENDLMAIGSGGPYAQAAARALLENTELDAREIVERALGIAADICVFTNRNLVVETLS, encoded by the coding sequence ATGCAACAGTTTCGCGGCACGACCATCCTGTCCGTGCGCCGTGACGGCCTCGTCGCCGTCGGCGGGGACGGCCAGGTGTCCATGGGCAACACGGTCGTGAAGGGCAACGCGCGCAAGGTGCGCACCCTGTACGACGGCAAGGTCCTGGCCGGCTTCGCCGGCGGCACGGCCGATGCATTCACGCTGTTCGAGCGTTTCGAGGCGAAGCTGCAGCAGCACGGCAACCTCACGCGCGCGGCCATCGAGCTGGCCAAGGACTGGCGCACGGACCGCATGCTCCGTCGCCTCGAGGCCCTGTTATGCGTTGCCGACCGGGAGAAGAGCTTCGTGATCTCGGGCAACGGCGACGTCATCGAGCCGGAGAACGACCTGATGGCCATCGGCTCCGGCGGGCCCTATGCCCAGGCGGCCGCGCGCGCGCTGCTCGAGAACACGGAGCTGGATGCGCGCGAGATCGTGGAGCGGGCGCTCGGCATCGCCGCCGACATCTGCGTCTTCACCAACCGCAACCTCGTCGTCGAGACGCTGTCATGA
- a CDS encoding SCP2 sterol-binding domain-containing protein, with amino-acid sequence MFEPVAALLNRGIRASSDATARCRALEGSSFRIELDGLGLGMTLVARDGGLALSDKVPADALLSGTPGALARLAASGDEALLRSRAVRISGDPLVARDFRDLIALAAPDFEEELARVVGDVAARQVGNFVRGFGGWGLDVADRLSRDVAEYLQEEGRELPARAELEQFLDAVDVLASDVARLEARLRRLEQAS; translated from the coding sequence ATGTTCGAGCCTGTCGCGGCGTTGTTGAACCGCGGGATCCGCGCGTCCAGCGACGCAACGGCCCGCTGCCGGGCGCTGGAGGGTTCCAGCTTCCGCATCGAGCTGGACGGTCTCGGCCTAGGCATGACTCTCGTCGCCCGCGATGGCGGCCTGGCGCTCAGCGACAAGGTCCCGGCCGACGCGCTGCTCAGCGGCACGCCGGGGGCGCTGGCGCGGCTCGCGGCCTCGGGTGACGAGGCGCTGCTGCGTTCCCGCGCCGTGCGCATCAGCGGCGACCCGCTGGTGGCGCGCGATTTTCGCGACCTGATCGCCCTGGCCGCGCCCGATTTCGAGGAGGAGCTGGCACGCGTCGTCGGCGACGTGGCCGCGCGCCAGGTCGGCAACTTCGTGCGGGGGTTCGGCGGCTGGGGACTCGACGTGGCGGACCGCCTGTCGCGAGACGTCGCCGAGTACCTGCAGGAGGAGGGCCGCGAGCTCCCCGCGCGCGCCGAACTCGAGCAGTTCCTCGATGCGGTGGACGTACTCGCCAGTGACGTCGCGCGGCTCGAGGCGCGGCTGCGACGGCTGGAACAGGCGTCGTGA
- a CDS encoding DUF484 family protein: MSIREERGLSAILPADQSVADYLADHPDFFERHAGLLEQLRLPHRSGAATVSLVERQVSVLQDKNRALDHRLRDLVAVARSNSALSDKVHALAIRLLRAEDKSSVLDGLERGLREDFGASQAVVVLFHNTSEIVQGVKTRFLRSVDRSDAALQPFATFIQQSRPRCGRIRDVQREFLFPGENEGIASVAMVPLGRKCEVGILAIGSNDPKRFNPTMSTDFLARIGDLASAALAAASHRLEAARGGS, encoded by the coding sequence GTGAGTATTCGAGAGGAGCGCGGCCTGTCCGCGATATTGCCGGCGGACCAGAGCGTGGCCGACTACCTGGCGGATCATCCCGATTTCTTCGAACGCCACGCGGGGCTGCTCGAGCAATTGCGCCTCCCGCACCGCAGCGGCGCCGCGACCGTGTCGCTCGTGGAGCGCCAGGTCAGCGTCCTGCAGGACAAGAACCGCGCACTGGACCATCGGCTGCGCGACCTGGTGGCCGTGGCGCGCTCCAATTCGGCCTTGTCCGACAAGGTGCATGCGCTCGCGATCCGGTTGCTGCGGGCGGAGGACAAGTCCTCCGTGCTCGACGGCCTGGAGCGCGGCCTGCGCGAGGACTTCGGCGCCAGCCAGGCGGTCGTCGTCCTGTTCCACAACACCTCGGAGATCGTCCAGGGCGTGAAGACGCGTTTCTTGCGCAGCGTGGACCGTTCGGATGCCGCGCTGCAGCCCTTCGCGACGTTCATCCAGCAAAGTCGTCCGCGTTGCGGCCGGATTCGCGACGTCCAGCGCGAGTTCCTGTTCCCGGGTGAGAACGAGGGCATCGCCTCCGTGGCGATGGTGCCCCTGGGGCGCAAGTGCGAAGTCGGGATCCTGGCCATCGGCAGCAACGACCCGAAGCGTTTCAATCCCACCATGAGCACGGATTTCCTGGCCCGCATCGGCGACCTCGCGTCCGCCGCGCTCGCCGCGGCGAGCCACCGCCTGGAGGCTGCCCGCGGCGGGTCATGA
- a CDS encoding metallophosphoesterase family protein — translation MNNPSRLLFLVLTLSALPVDLPAHETRNTLVPQGYVHYAPGPIPDRVALVLTADPARSQTVTWRTNAGVTRAVAQLNKALPGPGLHLGARDIDGRTRPLETENGVAHHHAVTFTGLEPDTLYAYRVRGADTWSEWFQFRTAKSSAAPFSFLYFGDAQNSIRSHFSRVIREAFAAHERPALLLHAGDLVNSRSGVHDDEWGEWFDAGGFLHGMVPSFPVAGNHEFIRRDVFGPRVLSPHWTAHFSVPANGPEGLRDTVYYVEYQGVLLVALDSMNALQDEALAKQQAEWLDRLLSASAHDWVIVSHHHPVHSVSLGRDNPLLREHWQPLYEKHGVDLVLQGHDHAYGRGANLAEGTTAIDDDAGTVYVVSVAGPKMYLVAEEAESSMARVGEEVQLYQVIQIEADRLRYASRTVTGEVYDAFELRMTEEGKHLVDLVPADAPRSTCGNPDRPRPDRCWNGVELVD, via the coding sequence ATGAACAATCCGAGCCGCCTGCTGTTCCTCGTGCTGACGCTCAGCGCGCTCCCCGTCGATCTGCCGGCCCACGAGACGCGCAACACGCTGGTGCCGCAGGGCTACGTGCACTACGCGCCCGGGCCGATCCCCGACCGAGTCGCACTGGTGCTGACCGCGGATCCCGCGCGCAGCCAGACGGTCACGTGGCGCACGAATGCCGGCGTGACCCGGGCCGTGGCGCAGCTGAACAAGGCCCTGCCCGGTCCCGGGCTGCACCTCGGCGCCCGGGACATCGACGGCCGGACCCGGCCGCTCGAAACCGAGAACGGTGTCGCGCACCACCATGCCGTGACGTTCACCGGCCTCGAGCCGGACACGCTGTATGCCTATCGCGTGCGGGGCGCGGACACGTGGAGCGAGTGGTTCCAGTTCCGCACCGCGAAAAGCAGCGCCGCGCCATTTTCCTTTCTCTATTTCGGCGACGCGCAGAACTCGATCCGCTCACATTTCTCTCGCGTCATCCGCGAAGCTTTTGCTGCCCACGAGCGGCCGGCGCTGCTCCTGCATGCCGGCGACCTCGTCAATTCCCGCAGCGGCGTCCACGACGACGAGTGGGGCGAGTGGTTCGATGCCGGCGGCTTCCTGCACGGCATGGTGCCGAGCTTCCCGGTGGCGGGAAATCACGAGTTCATCAGGCGCGACGTGTTCGGCCCGAGGGTCCTGTCGCCGCACTGGACAGCTCATTTCAGCGTCCCCGCGAACGGCCCCGAGGGCTTGCGCGACACCGTCTACTACGTCGAATACCAGGGGGTCCTGTTAGTCGCGCTGGACTCGATGAATGCATTGCAGGACGAAGCGCTGGCGAAGCAGCAGGCCGAATGGCTCGACCGGCTGTTGAGCGCCAGCGCCCACGACTGGGTCATCGTCAGCCACCACCATCCGGTGCACTCCGTCTCGCTCGGGCGCGACAACCCGCTGCTGCGCGAGCACTGGCAGCCGCTGTACGAGAAACACGGCGTGGACCTCGTGCTGCAGGGCCATGACCACGCCTACGGCCGCGGCGCGAACCTCGCCGAAGGCACCACCGCGATCGACGATGACGCCGGGACGGTCTACGTGGTCTCGGTGGCCGGACCGAAGATGTACCTGGTCGCCGAGGAGGCTGAGTCGTCGATGGCGCGGGTCGGGGAAGAGGTGCAGCTCTACCAGGTCATCCAGATCGAGGCGGACCGGCTGCGGTACGCATCGCGCACGGTCACCGGCGAAGTGTACGATGCCTTCGAGCTGCGGATGACCGAGGAAGGCAAGCATCTCGTCGACCTGGTGCCCGCGGATGCGCCCCGCTCGACCTGCGGGAATCCCGACCGGCCGCGTCCGGATCGCTGCTGGAACGGGGTCGAACTGGTGGACTGA
- a CDS encoding pirin family protein, with product MGSKRIRQVLDSHAASDGAGVRIRRIVGQAQHDLDPFLMLDEIRSDQREEFVAGFPSHPHRGIETLTVMLEGGFEHRDHLGHRAAIRAGGAQWMSTGRGVIHSEMPLPGEGRIHGFQLWINLPAADKLREPDYAQAEAAELPELALEHGRLRVIAGHHAGMTSPIGRTACESTVLVLELERGGRYRWSPPPGHRALVRPFSGAVQLPDPSASAGAAAGIASGQMAVLDGEGAIDITAGEAGAGMLLLSGRPLGEPIVQHGPFVMNTASEIRQAIRDYQSGALVAPLPDAR from the coding sequence ATGGGCAGCAAGCGTATCCGCCAGGTGCTGGACAGCCACGCCGCCTCCGATGGCGCAGGAGTCCGGATTCGCCGGATCGTCGGCCAGGCGCAACACGACCTCGACCCGTTCCTGATGCTGGACGAAATCCGTTCCGACCAGCGCGAGGAATTCGTGGCCGGCTTTCCGTCCCATCCGCACCGCGGCATCGAGACCCTCACGGTCATGCTCGAGGGCGGCTTCGAACACCGGGATCACCTCGGCCACCGGGCGGCGATCCGCGCCGGCGGCGCGCAATGGATGTCCACCGGGCGCGGCGTCATTCATTCCGAGATGCCGCTCCCGGGAGAAGGCCGCATCCATGGTTTCCAGCTGTGGATCAACCTGCCCGCGGCGGACAAGCTGCGCGAACCGGATTACGCGCAGGCCGAGGCCGCCGAGCTGCCGGAGCTGGCGCTCGAGCACGGCCGGCTGCGCGTCATCGCCGGCCACCACGCCGGGATGACCTCGCCGATCGGCCGCACCGCCTGCGAGAGCACCGTACTCGTGCTCGAGCTCGAGCGCGGGGGTCGCTACCGCTGGTCACCCCCGCCGGGTCATCGCGCCCTCGTCCGGCCCTTCAGCGGCGCGGTGCAGCTGCCCGATCCGTCCGCAAGCGCGGGCGCCGCGGCCGGCATCGCGAGCGGACAGATGGCGGTGCTCGACGGGGAAGGCGCAATCGACATCACCGCCGGGGAGGCCGGCGCCGGCATGTTGCTCCTGTCGGGTCGCCCGCTGGGCGAGCCCATCGTGCAGCACGGCCCCTTCGTCATGAACACGGCCAGCGAGATCCGCCAGGCGATTCGCGACTACCAGTCAGGCGCGCTGGTGGCCCCGCTGCCTGACGCGCGCTGA